One window of the Sparus aurata chromosome 7, fSpaAur1.1, whole genome shotgun sequence genome contains the following:
- the tspy gene encoding testis specific protein Y-linked isoform X1 — MSELTDCKQSADSASRKRCPSPDHDEVVPSKSTKVSDASNEAGVTSKSCKDSEAESNVKETTGSEGQSKDSEKKPAAVRTDQGSDGTCVNISGAGGHDASNSEKPQSSDARGSSAAKAAPEKPAGTKLRASTPLDQSDSAAIAAAEALASLTGGDGDDSQETPCSSEKAKQVKPGSRFKQRGAHQSARAGFKTQAAAADSSTSVHSTDREDADEMPEADEGDESISGSSSTPSSSFPSDNEDNDDGECAIVSVKMAPEMRQSVALLAQVQMRLEALEKKSARLHQRLELKISRQRRPHLDQRSSIAKTIPGFWVTALLNHPHLSAHIDETDEDALSYMTDLEIESFKNNKLGYRIRFHFRRNPYFQNNIIMKELHLGMGGSPMSFSNPILWHRGQNLTAHSEPRKTSRGVYQTFFSWFSDHSNPGQDDVAQILKDDLYRDPLRYYLTPLWEPRENGSGGSGASGARAADNGNGDDCVVISDSDDEPGEEAGEAEQGHSREEEEEDEEVEEEEEEEEEVEEEEEEERVPSADESPEEKDDGGEIVIDGSDDSEQDEEEEV, encoded by the exons ATGAGTGAACTGACGGACTGCAAACAGTCCGCTGACTCCGCATCGAGGAAACGGTGTCCATCACCCGACCACGATGAAGTCGTCCCCAGCAAGTCCACAAAAGTGAGTGACGCATCAAATGAAGCGGGGGTGACTTCGAAAAGTTGCAAAGACAGTGAAGCTGAGAGCAACGTGAAGGAAACAACTGGGAGCGAGGGCCAGTCGAAAGATAGTGAGAAGAAACCAGCTGCTGTGAGAACGGACCAGGGTTCAGATGGGACCTGTGTCAACATCTCCGGTGCTGGCGGCCACGATGCCAGCAACTCTGAAAAGCCACAGTCCTCAGATGCACGGGGATCATCAGCTGCAAAGGCAGCTCCAGAGAAACCAGCCGGAACAAAACTGCGTGCTTCAACTCCTCTGGATCAGTCCGACTCAGCAGCCATAGCAGCTGCTGAAGCTCTTGCCAGTCTCACAGGAGGAGATGGGGACGACAGTCAAGAGACTCCTTGCTCATCTGAAAAGGCTAAACAAGTGAAACCGGGGAGCAGATTCAAGCAACGCGGGGCCCATCAGTCTGCAAGAGCAGGCTTCAAAACGcaggcagctgctgcagacagcTCCACATCTGTGCATAGTACTGACAGGGAAGATGCAGATGAGATGCCAGAAGCGGATGAAGGTGATGAATCCATATCGGGATCATCGTCCACTCCAAGCTCCTCGTTCCCATCAGACAATGAGGACAATGATGATGGGGAGTGTGCCATTGTGTCAGTTAAGATGGCCCCAGAGATGAGGCAGTCGGTGGCTCTCCTGGCACAAGTACAAATGAGACTGGAAGCGCTTGAGAAGAAAAGCGCCCGGCTTCACCAGCGGCTGGAGCTGAAGATTAGTCGCCAGCGGCGTCCACATCTTGATCAGCGCAGCTCGATCGCAAAAACTATCCCTGGCTTCTGGGTTACAGCT CTGTTGAACCATCCTCACCTTTCAGCTCACATTGACGAGACGGATGAAGACGCTCTCAGTTACATGACTGATCTCGAG ATCGAGTCCTTCAAGAATAATAAACTCGGCTACAGGATCCGTTTCCACTTCAGACGGAACCCATACTTCCAGAACAACATCATTATGAAGGAGCTCCACCTCGGGATGGGAG GTTCTCCCATGTCATTCTCAAACCCAATCCTGTGGCACCGTGGACAGAACCTGACGGCCCACAGCGAGCCCAGGAAGACGTCGCGCGGGGTCTACCAGACCTTTTTCAGCTGGTTCAGTGACCATAGCAACCCAGGTCAAGATGATGTAGCACAG ATTCTTAAGGACGACCTGTACAGAGACCCTCTGAGATACTACCTCACTCCACTCTGGGAACCGAGAGAGAACGGCAG cGGGGGCAGCGGGGCCAGCGGGGCCAGAGCAGCAGACAACGGTAATGGAGATGACTGTGTGGTGATCTCCGACTCGGATGATGAGCCTGGCGAGGAAGCCGGCGAGGCCGAACAAGGtcacagcagggaggaggaagaggaggatgaagaggtggaggaggaagaagaggaagaagaagaagtagaagaagaagaagaggaggagcggGTGCCAAGCGCTG ATGAGAGCCCAGAGGAGAAGGATGATGGTGGAGAAATTGTGATTGACG GCTCCGACGACAGCGagcaggacgaggaggaggaggtttaa
- the tspy gene encoding testis specific protein Y-linked isoform X2, with translation MSELTDCKQSADSASRKRCPSPDHDEVVPSKSTKVSDASNEAGVTSKSCKDSEAESNVKETTGSEGQSKDSEKKPAAVRTDQGSDGTCVNISGAGGHDASNSEKPQSSDARGSSAAKAAPEKPAGTKLRASTPLDQSDSAAIAAAEALASLTGGDGDDSQETPCSSEKAKQVKPGSRFKQRGAHQSARAGFKTQAAAADSSTSVHSTDREDADEMPEADEGDESISGSSSTPSSSFPSDNEDNDDGECAIVSVKMAPEMRQSVALLAQVQMRLEALEKKSARLHQRLELKISRQRRPHLDQRSSIAKTIPGFWVTALLNHPHLSAHIDETDEDALSYMTDLEIESFKNNKLGYRIRFHFRRNPYFQNNIIMKELHLGMGGSPMSFSNPILWHRGQNLTAHSEPRKTSRGVYQTFFSWFSDHSNPGQDDVAQILKDDLYRDPLRYYLTPLWEPRENGSGGSGASGARAADNGNGDDCVVISDSDDEPGEEAGEAEQGHSREEEEEDEEVEEEEEEEEEVEEEEEEERVPSAGSDDSEQDEEEEV, from the exons ATGAGTGAACTGACGGACTGCAAACAGTCCGCTGACTCCGCATCGAGGAAACGGTGTCCATCACCCGACCACGATGAAGTCGTCCCCAGCAAGTCCACAAAAGTGAGTGACGCATCAAATGAAGCGGGGGTGACTTCGAAAAGTTGCAAAGACAGTGAAGCTGAGAGCAACGTGAAGGAAACAACTGGGAGCGAGGGCCAGTCGAAAGATAGTGAGAAGAAACCAGCTGCTGTGAGAACGGACCAGGGTTCAGATGGGACCTGTGTCAACATCTCCGGTGCTGGCGGCCACGATGCCAGCAACTCTGAAAAGCCACAGTCCTCAGATGCACGGGGATCATCAGCTGCAAAGGCAGCTCCAGAGAAACCAGCCGGAACAAAACTGCGTGCTTCAACTCCTCTGGATCAGTCCGACTCAGCAGCCATAGCAGCTGCTGAAGCTCTTGCCAGTCTCACAGGAGGAGATGGGGACGACAGTCAAGAGACTCCTTGCTCATCTGAAAAGGCTAAACAAGTGAAACCGGGGAGCAGATTCAAGCAACGCGGGGCCCATCAGTCTGCAAGAGCAGGCTTCAAAACGcaggcagctgctgcagacagcTCCACATCTGTGCATAGTACTGACAGGGAAGATGCAGATGAGATGCCAGAAGCGGATGAAGGTGATGAATCCATATCGGGATCATCGTCCACTCCAAGCTCCTCGTTCCCATCAGACAATGAGGACAATGATGATGGGGAGTGTGCCATTGTGTCAGTTAAGATGGCCCCAGAGATGAGGCAGTCGGTGGCTCTCCTGGCACAAGTACAAATGAGACTGGAAGCGCTTGAGAAGAAAAGCGCCCGGCTTCACCAGCGGCTGGAGCTGAAGATTAGTCGCCAGCGGCGTCCACATCTTGATCAGCGCAGCTCGATCGCAAAAACTATCCCTGGCTTCTGGGTTACAGCT CTGTTGAACCATCCTCACCTTTCAGCTCACATTGACGAGACGGATGAAGACGCTCTCAGTTACATGACTGATCTCGAG ATCGAGTCCTTCAAGAATAATAAACTCGGCTACAGGATCCGTTTCCACTTCAGACGGAACCCATACTTCCAGAACAACATCATTATGAAGGAGCTCCACCTCGGGATGGGAG GTTCTCCCATGTCATTCTCAAACCCAATCCTGTGGCACCGTGGACAGAACCTGACGGCCCACAGCGAGCCCAGGAAGACGTCGCGCGGGGTCTACCAGACCTTTTTCAGCTGGTTCAGTGACCATAGCAACCCAGGTCAAGATGATGTAGCACAG ATTCTTAAGGACGACCTGTACAGAGACCCTCTGAGATACTACCTCACTCCACTCTGGGAACCGAGAGAGAACGGCAG cGGGGGCAGCGGGGCCAGCGGGGCCAGAGCAGCAGACAACGGTAATGGAGATGACTGTGTGGTGATCTCCGACTCGGATGATGAGCCTGGCGAGGAAGCCGGCGAGGCCGAACAAGGtcacagcagggaggaggaagaggaggatgaagaggtggaggaggaagaagaggaagaagaagaagtagaagaagaagaagaggaggagcggGTGCCAAGCGCTG GCTCCGACGACAGCGagcaggacgaggaggaggaggtttaa